A window of Cloacibacillus sp. contains these coding sequences:
- a CDS encoding gamma-glutamyl-gamma-aminobutyrate hydrolase family protein (Members of this family of hydrolases with an active site Cys residue belong to MEROPS family C26.), which translates to MRPLIGVASSAFYYSHADTLFDDVSREVIETCWQRLCLTGKMCAHIESAGGTAVLLSLKEDADVIDTIAERFDGFLFAGGADITPALYGETPDGSGETDAARDKFEYALLKKAYQKGKTVFGICRGQQMMNIVFGGTIFQDINSIDPTWKLHQGPYPMEDYIHSVKALRPEFLPRADGTYATALDVNSAHHQAIKKLAPGFVVTAETDDGLIEGIALPEYKKGLIGVQWHPESLADKDPVQHDFFRMLVEYAGK; encoded by the coding sequence ATGAGACCTTTGATTGGCGTAGCTTCGTCTGCCTTTTATTATTCCCACGCAGATACATTATTTGACGACGTAAGCCGCGAGGTGATTGAAACGTGCTGGCAGCGGCTATGCCTGACTGGCAAAATGTGCGCGCATATAGAAAGTGCGGGCGGGACCGCCGTGCTTCTTTCTCTTAAAGAAGACGCCGACGTCATAGATACGATAGCTGAGAGATTTGACGGATTTCTCTTTGCAGGCGGAGCTGACATAACCCCAGCGCTTTATGGAGAAACGCCTGACGGAAGCGGTGAGACTGACGCGGCACGTGATAAATTTGAATACGCTCTGCTTAAAAAGGCATATCAAAAGGGTAAGACTGTTTTCGGTATATGCCGCGGCCAGCAGATGATGAATATCGTCTTCGGCGGAACTATCTTTCAAGACATCAACAGCATAGACCCAACGTGGAAGCTCCACCAGGGCCCATATCCGATGGAGGATTATATTCATAGCGTCAAGGCGCTCCGCCCGGAGTTTCTGCCGCGCGCTGACGGGACGTACGCAACAGCGCTTGATGTAAATTCCGCACATCATCAAGCCATAAAAAAACTCGCCCCCGGCTTTGTCGTTACAGCAGAGACTGATGACGGCCTTATAGAAGGCATCGCGTTGCCGGAGTACAAGAAAGGCCTGATAGGAGTGCAATGGCACCCAGAATCTCTTGCCGATAAAGACCCGGTGCAGCACGATTTTTTTCGAATGCTGGTTGAGTACGCAGGGAAATAA
- a CDS encoding AMP-binding protein, whose product MLSSLEVMTSEISGIKAPITPEVISVWQMAQIREAMRRAAEQSAFYAKRLQSVDISSIDCEQAMRRVPFTTQEELTEAPDAFVCVPEKKISRVTSLRTSGSTAAPKRLRFTEADLARTARLFELGMTPIIGGGKRCLVMMSDATPGSIASLLKEGVERTGVPALIYGGITDVDAAAAAVQSGDAIVGVPSQIIRLCRKYPRLRPESLLLSADYVPEPIPDAIRDLWQCRVYTHYGMTETCFGCAVQCGEESAQHIRHDSLLIEIIDPATGEPLPAGSVGEIVVTAFANEATPLFRYRTGDISSLAVGKCECGSLLPRLERVRGRLKNIFEIDGKKLSIEKIDDALYAIPELYGYTAALQTAHGKKTLFLQAESASFAQIKEKIKKALSALLPASVTAVIEEQKSPQPLPYKRRMTVE is encoded by the coding sequence ATGCTCTCAAGCCTAGAGGTGATGACCTCCGAAATCTCCGGCATAAAAGCGCCAATAACGCCGGAAGTTATCTCCGTCTGGCAGATGGCCCAAATAAGAGAGGCGATGCGCCGCGCCGCGGAACAAAGCGCCTTTTACGCAAAGCGCCTTCAGTCCGTCGATATATCCTCAATCGACTGCGAACAGGCAATGCGGCGCGTTCCCTTCACGACGCAGGAAGAGCTGACGGAGGCGCCGGACGCCTTTGTCTGCGTGCCGGAAAAAAAGATCTCCCGCGTCACATCGCTGCGCACCTCCGGCAGCACCGCCGCGCCAAAACGCCTCAGATTCACCGAGGCCGACCTCGCTCGCACGGCGAGGCTCTTTGAGCTTGGAATGACGCCCATAATAGGCGGCGGCAAAAGATGTCTCGTCATGATGTCCGACGCTACGCCGGGAAGCATCGCAAGCCTGCTTAAAGAGGGAGTGGAACGCACCGGCGTCCCCGCCCTCATATACGGCGGCATCACAGACGTGGACGCGGCGGCCGCCGCCGTGCAGAGCGGAGACGCAATCGTCGGCGTCCCGTCGCAGATAATACGCCTCTGCCGCAAATACCCGAGGCTGCGCCCCGAGAGCCTGCTGCTCAGCGCCGACTACGTGCCGGAACCTATCCCGGACGCTATAAGAGATCTGTGGCAGTGCCGCGTCTACACGCACTACGGCATGACGGAGACCTGCTTCGGCTGCGCCGTCCAGTGCGGGGAAGAAAGCGCGCAGCACATACGCCACGACTCGCTGCTCATTGAGATAATAGACCCGGCGACGGGCGAACCTCTCCCCGCGGGCAGCGTAGGCGAGATAGTAGTCACAGCCTTCGCAAACGAAGCGACGCCGCTTTTTCGCTACAGAACGGGAGACATCTCGTCGCTTGCCGTTGGAAAATGCGAATGCGGAAGCCTGCTGCCGCGCCTCGAACGCGTGCGCGGGCGGCTCAAAAACATCTTTGAGATAGACGGCAAAAAACTGAGCATAGAAAAAATAGACGACGCGCTTTACGCCATCCCGGAGCTCTACGGATACACCGCCGCGCTGCAAACGGCGCACGGCAAAAAAACCCTCTTTCTGCAAGCAGAAAGCGCCTCCTTCGCCCAAATAAAAGAAAAAATAAAAAAGGCCCTCAGCGCCCTCCTCCCCGCCTCAGTCACAGCGGTGATAGAAGAACAAAAGAGCCCGCAGCCGCTCCCCTACAAACGCCGAATGACCGTAGAATAA
- a CDS encoding methyltransferase domain-containing protein, whose product MELTKRALQLCRFSAGASLVDIGCGEGQTVRYVNSCSDFKMTGVDTEGAAIEKAIAEGACCLLADAAALPFCAAAFDGVFFECSFSKIEPPATALLEARRLLKERGRLVITDFYADAQAGAKETTLSGLLGRVEFKETIAARLAAAGFELTFFEDHTKALRQLFGQLIFDFGRGFLDDALGKETTGVTAKLSYGLFIAEKVTGN is encoded by the coding sequence ATGGAGCTGACAAAGCGCGCGCTCCAGCTTTGCCGTTTTTCGGCGGGAGCGTCGCTTGTCGACATCGGATGCGGAGAGGGGCAGACCGTCCGCTACGTCAACAGCTGCTCCGATTTTAAAATGACAGGCGTAGACACAGAGGGCGCGGCAATAGAAAAAGCGATTGCCGAAGGCGCCTGCTGCCTTCTTGCAGACGCGGCTGCGCTTCCGTTTTGCGCCGCCGCCTTTGACGGAGTTTTTTTTGAATGCAGCTTTTCAAAGATAGAGCCGCCGGCCACAGCGCTCTTAGAGGCGCGCCGCCTCTTAAAAGAACGAGGCAGGCTGGTCATAACCGACTTCTACGCCGACGCGCAGGCCGGAGCAAAAGAGACGACGCTCTCAGGCCTCCTTGGCCGAGTGGAATTTAAAGAGACGATAGCCGCGCGCCTTGCCGCCGCGGGCTTTGAACTTACATTTTTTGAAGACCATACCAAAGCGCTGCGCCAGCTCTTCGGCCAGCTCATATTCGACTTCGGGCGCGGCTTTCTTGACGACGCGCTGGGAAAAGAGACGACAGGCGTTACGGCAAAGCTTTCCTACGGACTTTTCATCGCGGAAAAAGTGACGGGAAACTAA
- a CDS encoding radical SAM protein: MEKIIRETFSVCPVCGRRLSAVLVVRNGATFLEKNCPEHGGFSALVWKNKKNLMAWYGGAPQLTKEEVRGCPSACAAGGLCDAHKNDTCCVVLEVTERCNLRCRYCFADKKNGADVPLASLLREMEGFIKPGRTLVQLSGGEPAMRDDLPEITAAAKELGCKYVQLNTNGIRLARDENYVKRLAEAGLSFVFMQFDGVDDEIYKRLRGAPLLAVKEKAIANCAKHNIGVTLVPTVVPGVNDGALGDILRYAITRAPAVRGVHFQPVAHLGRIPHIPDDQSRFTLDELICGIEEQSGGLIRAENLQPSKCDHPMCGFHGDFIVKDDGTLYPLTKKREDAPACCCGAESPADKNREFVGRRWQRGAAPAACCGEEACDIGDMDNFLLRLSTHGFTVTSMAFQDAGNIDLERLRLCSLHVAKEGRLVPFCVHYMTLWGEK; this comes from the coding sequence ATGGAAAAAATAATAAGAGAGACCTTCAGCGTCTGCCCCGTCTGCGGGCGGAGGCTTTCAGCCGTGCTTGTCGTAAGAAACGGCGCGACATTCCTTGAAAAAAATTGTCCCGAGCACGGCGGTTTTTCCGCGCTGGTGTGGAAAAACAAAAAAAATCTCATGGCGTGGTACGGCGGCGCGCCGCAGCTTACAAAAGAAGAGGTGCGCGGCTGCCCCTCCGCCTGCGCCGCGGGCGGCCTCTGCGACGCGCACAAAAACGACACCTGCTGCGTCGTGCTTGAAGTGACGGAGCGCTGCAATCTGCGCTGCCGCTACTGCTTCGCCGATAAGAAAAACGGCGCGGACGTTCCGCTTGCGTCGCTCTTGCGCGAGATGGAGGGCTTCATCAAGCCGGGCCGGACGCTGGTCCAGCTTTCTGGAGGAGAGCCCGCCATGAGGGACGACCTGCCTGAGATAACGGCCGCCGCAAAAGAGCTGGGCTGTAAATACGTCCAGCTCAACACAAACGGCATCCGCCTCGCGCGCGACGAAAACTACGTCAAAAGGCTGGCGGAGGCCGGGCTTTCATTTGTCTTTATGCAGTTTGACGGAGTGGACGACGAAATATATAAAAGACTGCGCGGCGCCCCGCTTCTTGCGGTAAAGGAAAAAGCGATCGCAAACTGCGCGAAACACAACATAGGCGTCACTCTCGTGCCGACCGTCGTGCCAGGCGTAAACGACGGCGCGCTTGGCGACATACTGCGCTACGCCATAACGCGCGCGCCGGCCGTGCGCGGCGTCCACTTTCAGCCAGTGGCCCACCTTGGGCGCATCCCGCACATTCCAGACGACCAATCGCGGTTTACGTTAGACGAGCTTATATGCGGCATAGAAGAGCAGTCCGGCGGCCTCATACGAGCTGAAAACCTCCAGCCGTCGAAGTGCGACCATCCGATGTGCGGTTTTCACGGCGATTTCATCGTAAAAGACGACGGCACGCTCTACCCCCTCACGAAAAAAAGAGAGGACGCGCCCGCCTGCTGCTGCGGCGCAGAAAGCCCCGCCGATAAAAACAGAGAATTCGTAGGCAGACGCTGGCAGCGCGGCGCAGCCCCCGCCGCCTGCTGCGGCGAGGAGGCGTGCGACATCGGCGACATGGATAACTTCCTCCTGCGGCTTTCCACTCACGGATTTACAGTCACCTCGATGGCCTTTCAGGACGCGGGCAACATAGACCTTGAACGCCTTCGCCTGTGCAGCCTTCACGTCGCAAAAGAGGGGCGCCTCGTGCCCTTTTGCGTCCACTACATGACGCTGTGGGGTGAAAAATAG
- a CDS encoding LIM domain-containing protein — MEENTKLTCSRCGVGLEPRCAYFSYLEHSFHTEVMRCPQCGQVFIPESLAKGKMAQVEISIEDK, encoded by the coding sequence ATGGAAGAAAACACGAAACTGACCTGTAGCAGATGCGGCGTCGGGCTTGAACCGCGCTGCGCCTATTTCAGCTACCTTGAGCACTCCTTTCACACAGAGGTGATGCGCTGCCCGCAGTGCGGGCAGGTCTTCATCCCTGAAAGCCTGGCAAAGGGGAAGATGGCCCAGGTCGAAATCTCAATAGAGGACAAATAG
- a CDS encoding FAD-dependent oxidoreductase, with product MDEMKEKIRQCCLEKEPAPCVSACPFGLDVREFVPRVERGAFNLAYRLYATAVAFPRIVSEICGECCKSVCPRRDSGGAVDLKLLEKAAVRYASRRAPNNYNLPPKNEKIAVIGAGISGLACALRLASKKYDVTVYEKEEKIGGHLWERLPSEIFLKDIEEQFANEKYSLRTGEEVSSLEALQKEYDAVYIATGKGGAAFGLFCGAEGLENIKEVAASREKGIFAGGSITGVSSVEAIAHGLSAAALIEAYIKTGNMKEAAPRAATKIELNLDGVTAAAAVLPSLDASYTEDEARREAARCLRCRCDSCVRACDMMEYFQKFPKLIEEEVHITVFPGTLDGNGTVATRLISTCNQCGLCEKVCPQEINVGLFLRESHRAMREKNAMPWAFHEFWLNDMAFSRGADAKFFHAPASGASRYLFFPGCQMGASDPAYVTESYRIIKKHLPETAILVDCCGAPALWAGDQAVYDEICSDFHEKWESLGRPVVIFGCPTCMKMTREKMPDIEGKMISDLFYELGVKVPQCHEGGLISVFDPCAARDFKETQANVRKMLTEAGFELAPLAYEKDRAKCCSWGGQISIANPPYAKWLTERRVSDSEQPYVVYCTNCRDLFAEAGKPVKHILDVFIGAKDWERRAPSYSKRRRNRELVKEILMKELLNKEEPAKERPALFMSQETEEKLNREKILDDDIIEVINFCERTGRKLEDEGGHSVGYREIGHMTCWVEYTPREDGYFVHNAYSHRMKIELEEVWDGRKHETDL from the coding sequence ATGGACGAAATGAAAGAGAAAATTCGCCAGTGCTGCCTTGAAAAGGAGCCGGCCCCCTGCGTGTCGGCCTGTCCGTTCGGCCTTGACGTGCGTGAGTTTGTCCCGCGCGTGGAACGCGGCGCCTTCAACCTGGCCTACCGCCTTTACGCTACCGCCGTCGCCTTTCCGCGTATTGTCAGCGAGATTTGCGGCGAGTGCTGCAAGAGCGTCTGCCCAAGGCGCGACAGCGGAGGCGCGGTCGATTTAAAACTGCTTGAAAAAGCCGCCGTGCGGTACGCCTCGCGCAGAGCGCCGAACAATTACAACCTTCCTCCCAAAAATGAAAAAATAGCAGTAATCGGCGCCGGAATAAGCGGCCTCGCCTGCGCGCTGCGGCTTGCCAGCAAAAAATACGACGTCACCGTCTATGAAAAAGAAGAAAAAATCGGCGGACATCTCTGGGAGAGGCTACCCTCCGAAATATTCCTAAAAGATATAGAAGAGCAGTTCGCAAATGAAAAATACAGCCTCCGCACAGGCGAAGAGGTCTCATCGCTTGAGGCGTTGCAAAAAGAATACGACGCCGTCTACATCGCCACAGGAAAGGGCGGCGCGGCATTCGGACTTTTTTGCGGCGCGGAGGGCTTGGAAAATATAAAAGAGGTGGCGGCTTCACGGGAAAAGGGAATATTCGCCGGAGGTTCGATAACCGGCGTCTCCTCCGTGGAGGCGATAGCGCATGGGCTTTCGGCCGCGGCGCTGATAGAGGCCTATATAAAGACTGGCAACATGAAAGAGGCCGCGCCGCGCGCCGCGACGAAGATAGAGCTGAACCTTGACGGAGTGACGGCCGCGGCAGCCGTGCTCCCGTCGCTTGATGCCTCCTACACGGAGGATGAGGCGCGGCGTGAGGCGGCGCGCTGCCTTAGGTGCAGATGCGATTCGTGCGTGCGCGCCTGCGACATGATGGAATATTTTCAGAAATTTCCGAAGCTTATAGAAGAAGAGGTGCACATAACCGTATTTCCCGGCACGCTTGACGGAAACGGCACGGTGGCCACGCGCCTCATCTCCACCTGCAACCAGTGCGGCCTCTGCGAAAAGGTCTGCCCGCAGGAAATCAACGTAGGCCTCTTTTTGCGCGAAAGCCACAGGGCGATGCGCGAGAAGAACGCGATGCCGTGGGCCTTTCACGAGTTCTGGTTAAACGACATGGCCTTTTCCCGCGGGGCGGACGCCAAATTTTTCCACGCGCCCGCTTCGGGCGCAAGCCGATATTTATTCTTCCCCGGCTGCCAGATGGGAGCCTCCGACCCAGCCTATGTGACGGAGTCTTATCGTATCATCAAAAAACATCTGCCGGAGACCGCCATCCTCGTGGACTGCTGCGGCGCGCCCGCACTCTGGGCCGGCGACCAGGCGGTTTATGACGAAATCTGTTCCGATTTTCATGAAAAATGGGAGAGCCTGGGCAGGCCCGTCGTCATCTTCGGCTGCCCGACCTGCATGAAAATGACGCGCGAAAAAATGCCCGACATAGAGGGCAAGATGATAAGCGATCTGTTTTACGAACTTGGAGTGAAGGTTCCGCAGTGCCACGAGGGCGGCTTGATTTCCGTCTTTGACCCGTGCGCCGCGCGCGACTTTAAAGAGACGCAGGCCAACGTGCGAAAGATGCTGACAGAGGCCGGCTTTGAGCTTGCGCCGCTCGCCTACGAAAAAGATAGGGCCAAATGCTGCTCCTGGGGCGGCCAAATTTCCATAGCAAATCCCCCATACGCGAAGTGGCTGACGGAAAGAAGAGTTTCAGACTCCGAACAGCCCTACGTCGTCTACTGCACAAACTGCCGCGACCTCTTTGCCGAGGCGGGCAAGCCGGTGAAACACATCTTAGACGTGTTCATCGGAGCGAAGGACTGGGAGCGCCGCGCGCCCTCCTACTCAAAACGCCGCAGAAACAGGGAACTTGTGAAGGAGATCCTAATGAAAGAGCTGCTGAACAAAGAAGAACCGGCAAAAGAGCGCCCCGCGCTTTTTATGTCGCAGGAGACGGAAGAAAAGCTCAACAGAGAAAAAATCCTCGACGACGATATAATAGAGGTAATAAATTTCTGCGAGAGAACTGGCCGCAAGCTCGAAGACGAGGGCGGCCACTCCGTCGGCTACCGCGAGATAGGGCACATGACCTGCTGGGTGGAGTACACGCCGCGCGAGGACGGCTATTTCGTCCACAACGCCTACTCGCACAGGATGAAGATAGAGCTTGAAGAGGTGTGGGATGGAAGAAAACACGAAACTGACCTGTAG
- a CDS encoding C-GCAxxG-C-C family protein yields the protein MEDELKTMYQLKVEGLCCSSIILEMGLRLRGESNDQLVRAARALCNGMQCGLACGALTGAVCMLALFDDRNTEMTKEMAEWFQNDLCGKYGSVDCRDITHCDPYEKAVKCPELMKATYIRAKELLTEFGYIEPSE from the coding sequence ATGGAAGACGAACTTAAAACAATGTATCAGCTTAAAGTCGAGGGGCTTTGCTGTTCGAGCATCATCCTTGAGATGGGGCTGCGGCTCCGCGGTGAGTCGAACGACCAGCTCGTTCGCGCGGCGCGCGCTCTGTGCAACGGTATGCAGTGCGGCCTCGCCTGCGGCGCGCTCACCGGCGCGGTCTGTATGCTCGCCCTTTTTGACGACCGAAACACAGAGATGACCAAAGAGATGGCGGAGTGGTTTCAGAACGACCTTTGCGGAAAGTATGGTTCCGTGGACTGCCGCGACATCACGCACTGCGACCCCTACGAAAAGGCGGTCAAATGTCCGGAGCTGATGAAGGCGACATACATCCGCGCAAAAGAACTGCTGACTGAATTCGGCTACATTGAGCCGTCGGAGTGA
- a CDS encoding molybdopterin cofactor-binding domain-containing protein — MAFKKMWLNINGANRMFMCDPVKDSLADVLRRLGLTSVKVGCGIGVCGSCTVLLNGELVRSCTRKMGKIEEYSKVVTVEGIGTPNNLHPVQVAFMNCGAVQCGFCTPGFIVSAYALLLQNNDPTRAEVREWFQKHKNVCRCTGYKQIVNAVMDAAKVVRGEATIDDITVKLPTDGEYYGKPLVRPTSLAKVCGLADYGDDQELKMPDAYHVAIVQPKLAHHAKILKIDSEEAMKMPGVSMVITAKDLKAAGGTNIIAEANFHERSTVRLPSREVLCENIIYRYGDVVALVVADTKEQARAAAAKVKVEIEKLPEYLSFLEAAMPDAQNIHEDTPNIFCKQPVLKGAGLEEPAKVASIIEESPYSVGGSFYSSREPHLSIEGDAVQAYFDEDGMLTFQCKSQGVYSSISRIGTCLGLPTSRLRVMMNPTGASFGWSTNAGDLCLAGAAAVVMNGPVALSMSYEEHQHFSGKRCPCYSNGRLSCDENGKLVAAEFDFGLDHGAYSWGGDDCFTKQARFAFFPYVIPNVAGLCRVANTNHNFGTAYRSYGSPQAYTLSEALMDMLAEKAGIDPFEFRWRNIGRPGETNINSYPFRQYPMEEMMNLMKPIYEKAVAEAKAADTPEKRRGVGLAWGGFNVTEGGTDKAAAAIELNPDGTFTKYDTYQELGQGGDIGSLMLTLEALKPLGVTPEMIRLVQNDTKLCPDSGMSGASRTHYMSGKATMAAADQLINAMRKPDGTFRTYDEMKAEGIPTKYVGQWSCTSVAGLCRLDPNTGVGDPSPSYTYCLNLAEVEVDTATGKTTVIRFTCVDDVGKVGNIAAVNGQAYGGISHSIGFALSEIYEDVKKHGNIASCGVPYIKDIPDDIDVIHYERPDEVGPFGSSGASEAFQSSGHMAVLNAINNACGVRIHEIPATPAKIKAGLDAIAAGKEPEAPQKYFLGSELYDELEDIKANPVKFNGEEDFFRSLGSGPSEKFF, encoded by the coding sequence ATGGCGTTTAAGAAAATGTGGCTTAATATCAATGGTGCAAACCGTATGTTCATGTGTGATCCTGTGAAGGATTCGCTTGCTGACGTACTGAGGCGCCTCGGGCTTACCAGCGTCAAGGTCGGGTGCGGCATAGGAGTTTGCGGCTCCTGCACGGTGTTGCTCAACGGCGAGCTGGTTCGTTCATGCACGCGCAAGATGGGAAAAATCGAAGAATACAGCAAAGTGGTCACGGTTGAGGGAATCGGTACGCCTAATAACCTCCACCCCGTTCAGGTCGCTTTCATGAACTGCGGCGCGGTGCAGTGCGGTTTCTGCACGCCCGGATTTATCGTCTCCGCCTACGCGCTGCTTCTGCAAAACAATGATCCTACGCGCGCGGAGGTCCGCGAGTGGTTCCAGAAACATAAGAACGTCTGCCGCTGCACCGGCTACAAGCAGATAGTAAACGCGGTGATGGACGCGGCGAAGGTCGTTCGCGGCGAAGCCACGATAGACGACATCACAGTCAAACTTCCGACCGACGGCGAATACTACGGAAAGCCCCTTGTGCGTCCCACGTCGCTTGCCAAGGTCTGCGGCCTTGCCGACTACGGCGACGACCAGGAGCTGAAGATGCCCGACGCCTATCACGTGGCGATAGTTCAGCCGAAGCTGGCGCACCACGCTAAGATATTGAAGATAGATTCCGAAGAGGCCATGAAGATGCCCGGCGTATCTATGGTCATCACGGCGAAGGACCTGAAGGCGGCAGGCGGCACGAACATCATAGCCGAAGCCAACTTCCACGAGCGCAGCACGGTAAGGCTCCCAAGCCGAGAAGTGCTCTGCGAGAATATAATCTACCGCTATGGCGACGTAGTTGCGCTCGTCGTGGCCGATACGAAAGAACAGGCGCGCGCCGCTGCCGCGAAGGTAAAGGTGGAGATAGAAAAGCTGCCTGAATACCTGAGCTTCCTTGAAGCCGCGATGCCTGACGCTCAGAACATCCACGAAGACACGCCGAATATTTTCTGCAAGCAGCCCGTGCTCAAGGGCGCGGGGCTTGAAGAGCCGGCCAAGGTCGCGTCTATCATCGAAGAGTCTCCGTACAGCGTAGGCGGCAGCTTCTATTCATCACGCGAGCCGCATCTTTCAATAGAAGGCGACGCCGTGCAGGCCTATTTTGACGAAGACGGGATGCTCACCTTCCAGTGCAAATCTCAGGGCGTCTACTCCTCGATCAGCAGAATAGGCACCTGCCTCGGTCTGCCCACATCGAGACTGCGCGTCATGATGAACCCGACTGGCGCAAGCTTCGGCTGGTCCACCAACGCGGGCGACCTCTGCCTCGCGGGCGCGGCCGCCGTCGTAATGAACGGCCCCGTGGCGCTCTCCATGAGCTACGAGGAGCACCAGCACTTCTCAGGCAAACGCTGCCCCTGCTACTCAAACGGACGCCTTTCCTGCGATGAGAACGGCAAGCTGGTTGCCGCCGAATTTGATTTCGGCCTCGACCACGGCGCATACTCATGGGGCGGCGACGACTGCTTCACGAAGCAGGCGCGCTTTGCGTTCTTCCCCTATGTGATACCGAACGTGGCGGGCCTCTGCCGCGTCGCCAACACAAACCACAACTTCGGCACGGCCTACCGCAGCTACGGCTCGCCGCAGGCCTACACTCTCAGCGAAGCCCTTATGGACATGCTCGCCGAGAAGGCCGGCATCGACCCGTTTGAGTTCCGCTGGCGCAACATCGGCCGTCCGGGCGAGACAAATATAAACAGCTATCCCTTCCGCCAGTACCCGATGGAAGAGATGATGAACCTGATGAAGCCTATCTACGAGAAGGCCGTGGCCGAAGCTAAAGCGGCCGACACTCCGGAAAAGCGCCGCGGCGTGGGCCTTGCGTGGGGCGGATTCAACGTCACCGAAGGCGGCACCGACAAAGCAGCGGCGGCCATTGAACTCAATCCCGACGGAACATTCACGAAGTACGACACCTATCAGGAACTTGGACAGGGCGGAGACATCGGCTCGCTGATGCTGACGCTCGAAGCGCTGAAGCCCCTCGGCGTGACGCCTGAGATGATACGCCTCGTGCAGAACGATACGAAGCTCTGCCCCGACAGCGGAATGTCCGGCGCAAGCCGCACTCACTACATGAGCGGCAAAGCGACGATGGCTGCGGCCGACCAGCTCATCAACGCGATGCGCAAGCCCGACGGCACCTTCCGCACCTATGACGAAATGAAGGCCGAAGGCATCCCGACGAAATATGTCGGTCAGTGGTCCTGCACAAGCGTGGCCGGCCTCTGCCGCCTCGACCCGAACACCGGCGTAGGCGACCCGAGCCCGTCATACACCTACTGCCTGAACCTGGCCGAAGTCGAAGTAGACACCGCGACCGGCAAGACGACCGTAATACGCTTCACCTGCGTCGACGACGTAGGCAAGGTGGGCAACATCGCCGCGGTCAACGGACAGGCCTACGGCGGAATCTCGCACAGCATCGGTTTTGCGCTCAGCGAAATCTATGAGGATGTGAAGAAGCACGGAAACATCGCCTCCTGCGGCGTGCCGTACATCAAAGACATCCCGGACGATATCGACGTCATCCACTACGAGCGCCCCGACGAAGTCGGACCGTTCGGTTCATCCGGCGCATCAGAGGCGTTCCAGTCCTCCGGCCACATGGCGGTGCTCAACGCGATAAACAACGCCTGCGGAGTTAGGATCCACGAGATCCCCGCAACGCCCGCGAAGATCAAGGCCGGCCTTGACGCGATAGCGGCCGGCAAAGAGCCGGAAGCGCCGCAGAAGTACTTCCTGGGTTCCGAGCTTTACGACGAACTGGAAGACATAAAGGCCAACCCCGTCAAGTTCAACGGCGAAGAGGACTTCTTCCGTTCACTCGGCTCCGGCCCCAGCGAGAAGTTCTTCTAA
- a CDS encoding ATP-binding protein, which translates to MSHSVSINLTLAEEKTRRAIAAKLHDSIGYSMVSMLHILRNLHEAQSAPEDKKNVSSAIEEMEKLIQETRSFTFDISPPILYEVGLSAAIEARCEHMQANHGIKCSFKSEGKESNVGEEKKVLLYQMIHELLVNVIKHAEAANVLVIVRWGMKKIQIIVEDDGKGFSHPNVRTSNTGMGLFSIRERLRSVCGEMKIVSVPLKGTTISLVAPISIHI; encoded by the coding sequence TTGAGCCATTCAGTCTCTATCAATCTCACGCTGGCAGAAGAAAAGACCCGCCGGGCTATAGCGGCAAAGCTTCACGACAGCATAGGCTACTCCATGGTATCAATGCTCCACATCCTGCGAAACCTGCACGAGGCGCAAAGCGCGCCTGAAGATAAAAAAAATGTTTCGTCCGCGATAGAAGAGATGGAAAAGCTAATTCAGGAGACGCGCTCCTTTACCTTTGACATCAGCCCGCCTATTTTGTATGAAGTCGGGCTTTCCGCCGCCATCGAAGCCAGATGCGAGCATATGCAGGCCAATCACGGCATAAAGTGTTCGTTCAAATCTGAAGGTAAAGAATCAAACGTAGGTGAAGAAAAAAAGGTCTTGTTGTATCAAATGATCCATGAGCTTCTGGTAAATGTCATAAAACACGCTGAAGCTGCAAATGTACTTGTCATCGTTAGGTGGGGGATGAAAAAAATCCAAATCATCGTAGAGGATGACGGAAAAGGCTTCAGCCACCCCAATGTCAGGACATCCAACACGGGAATGGGATTATTCAGCATCCGAGAGAGATTAAGATCTGTCTGCGGTGAGATGAAAATCGTCTCCGTTCCTCTGAAAGGAACCACAATAAGCCTGGTCGCGCCAATTTCCATTCACATATAG